CAGATTGTGGTGAAGTGTCTCAGCCAGAAATTCGTGTTTATGTGAGGAAGAAGAGAATGAAAAAGACTCTGAAAGTTGTAGTAAAGGACCCTCTAATAGAACCTAAGAAGGAGAAAGTATGATTTCTTTTTTCCTCAAGTGTTTTATATATGGCTGTGTACTGtacatcttttttatttttttatttttatatatctgaGCTTCAGTTATCTTCCAAGTTCACTTTTTTTAAAAGAGGAAATCTAGTTTACTAATTCAATGCTATTTTGGTAATGGGTTTCATCTAAGTTTCCTCATACATTCGATATAGCACTTTGTGTGGATTGTTGGTATTGTCCTTTAATGCTTGTCTGTTTGAATGCTTATCAAGTGTTGATGAATGTTGAAGAAGTTTTCACTGTGTGGCACCAGTGAATTGAATTATTGGCTTTTGTTCTTTAACTGTTCTATTTGAATGATatggaaaggaaaaaaaaattgtcatgAATGAATCTTTCACACTATagtataatttacttttttctGAGTGGGAAACAAtgtcttcaattttttttcctcttgAGAAACAATACCTTCAATTTACCTTTTACAGATTGTAATCTATGGCTGTTTGCTTGAATTGTTGCTGCATTGATAAAAAGATGCATTGCTTGAGCATTTAAATTTTGAAGCAGCTAATTACTTTATATGGTAGGCAAAAAAAAGGCAACTTAACTAAAGCTGCTAATGAGTTGCCATTTTCGTTTCGTGAAGGGGTTTTCTTTTGCCTATATAAAAACCTATATCCAGAGTTTCTCCAGTTGTTTGTGTTCTGAATAGACATTCAAATTGTTTAGACTTAATGTAGTTCGATCTTCAGTAATACATGAATCTAAAGTCTAAACTTCGGGCTCTTTGTTTTTTTGGTTATCCATTTTTGAATGGTTGCTGTATATAACACTGTAGAAGCTGACATGATGACTAGTATCAGTAGTTGTTGTGGTAGTTGATTAAAGAGATCAAAATATTTACCTTTTCTCTATTCAGCTGCCTGACATTGAAGATTTTGCATATAAGAAGGCAGGCGGATCTGCACATTTAAGTAAGTAGCTTCTTTAGCAATGCTGTCTTAGTATGCATGACCCCTTGAGACAATTACATTCTTATGATACTTGTTATGACAGGAATCTAATCTTTATTAGGTGAAATCTCTTAATTGAGTAATGGATCTGAAGCCCCAATATTTTCCCTATATATTTATGATAAGAAATTAATGCTGATTTAGCATAGTTACCATCCATCCTCTTCATAAAAGGAGAAGGAAATGGTTTTTGTAATTGTGATGATATGCTATTCACGAAATGCATAATCAATGTCATTGAGTTAGCAGTTTGTTGATATGCTTTGCCAATTAAGTATAGTTCTACAGCCAAGGTTCACTATTCAACATTGAAATTTTATGTGAATGATTTGCAGTCCTGGCAAATAATTGCTTTGTTTTTGATAGGTAAATGCAGCTTCTCTGCATGTCATGTGattgatatttattatttttatttatgaactAAATGGTAGAGCAAACCCTAACTAGTTTGGTATTAATGCTTGTAATTGTTGTATAAACTAAATGGTATTTTGACTCATTAGATGATGATGAGATATTGGAAAGTGTCCATATAAGATGAAATAGTAGGACAGAATATTGGGAGGATAGGAAGCAAAAGCTTGGCTTTTTCTTCAATCCTTGCTTTATAACCTTCCTTAGCAGCCAATTTTTCAGTTGATCAGAATAATTTAATCAGAAAGAAATAATAGGAATTAAAGTTGAAGAGCATCAGCCAATTTTACAGTTGCTGAtgtattttatttacttttattgcaaatGGTTATGCAGAGAAGTCAAAACTTATCACCGATGTGCTTCCTGTGGATATTGGAACTGCTTCGATGATTAGACAAACTGGTAAGTGGAATTTTATATACTCAAATTGGTTTTGGACATAGCAGATACAGGAGAAGGAAGTTGAGAAGAAACTATGGTTGTGCCAAATTCTTATAGCTGTAGTTGGTGACAAATGGCAAGCAAATCTTGCCTTGACTAGGGATGAGGTGGTACATAGGAATTTGGTGTAGAATTTATGCAAGTTATTTTTTCAGATTACTAATCCGTTTTATAAAACTATATTATCTACATCTCTGTGTACTTAATTTATTGAACAGTTTTATTCTCTATCAAATATAATTTTGGCTGAATAGATAGAGTAACATTTCAGGGGCTGCAATCCGTCGAATgaggctctctctctctctctatatatatatatatatatatattaaaagaaaaaccagTCTGTTGTCTTTGCTTTCAAATGTGATGTTGGTTGACATTGCAAGTTGCCAAGTGAAGGATTTTGAAGCGTTGTACATATATCTGACCCGAAGATGAGGCAAGATGTCGATTGTCGAAGCCAAAATTCCGCTTGATGGATAAATAATGACAGTTTTTCTGCTTATTTGTGGTGATTGTATTCTAATGCTTTGATTCATTTGGTTTAGATAAACCCCCTGCCAACTGGGAAATAGTCCTTGAAGGGATTCGCAAAATGAGGTCCTCAGAAGATGCACCAGTAGACACAATGGGATGTGAAAAAGCTGGAACTTTTCTTCCTCCTAAGGTATGCCCCTTTACGATTCAGTAATGGCTTAGTGAATAGAGCAGAGATGTGATAGATTAATATTGGAATATCTTTGTTAGACGTTGATGCAATTTTTAGCAACAaggtatttttcttttcttccttcACTTTGCTAAATAATTCTGTAATTCTTTCTGTTTTAAATTTTCTTAGCTTACAGCTACTTCTATGTTTATCTTGTTTTTCATGATAGTCATTTAGATTGTTAAGAGTCCCATTCGTGGCATATCGGGTTATTGTTTTGAAAATCTGCACATTTAGGTCTTAAAGATTGAACATTACCAAGTTTAGAAGCTAGTTAATTCATCCTAGTAGGGTAAATGTACATCTCTATATGCACGAACTGTCCTGGTGGGCGCCTAGATCTCCAGAATTTGTAACTTTTGCTTGAGGAGATTACATGGACTTGGTGTATCCCATATTTTTTGATGACCTTAAACTTACAGCAGTTCATCCATTTATTCTAAGACTTTCTTTCATCAGAGAAGCTCTTTCTTCTTATTATACTATTGCTTGGAATAAAGATTTTCTGTAATCATCTTAATTTCATGAAAAGAGGTCAATGGAGGAAATGAAAACATCCTATATAGTTTGACATAAGATCTGTAGTAGGAAAATTTCATGTGTTTTGTATTGGACCTCTAGTTCTTGTATTTTGAAAGATTAGTGGGTTGCATTTTTTCTTTGCTAATCCTTGTCAACAAACTTGCCCGTTGAGAATTTAGTTCAAACATTGTAATGTCATATTCATGTCTTGTCTTCCAAAGTGCTTTGTTGGTTTtgctttctggcagatttttcatattataagttCTTAATATAATATTCTGATCCCATACTTTGAACCCCTTTAACTTTTTCCCTTCTATGTAGGAAAGAAGATTTGCTGTCTTGGTATCTTCACTTCTATCAAGCCAAACCAAGGATCATGTAACACATGGCAAGTTTTTAATGATACTATTGTTTCGCCATTTCCCAAAATGCTTTAGTATACTAGGTTTTATGTTCCTATACCTCGAATTTGTATCATAAAACTATACCAGGTTGTGGTTTAAGCTGTGATATGACATCAAGATACATGTACATGACATATGATTACTATCATGtgtgaattttaaatatgagaGATGCTGTAGGGAGCATAGAAATGAAATAAGGACCGTGTCtgagactgataaattcaaagcTAGGACAAATCATTTGTGAAGAATGTTGTTCCCACTTTACATACATGACTTAGCTAGCTGGCAACCACATGAGTGACCGAGTGTTCACTTTGAGGTTTGAGCTTTACTTGATGAACTCTGTTTGATGCTCAGATTGCTTGAATATGACAATAGAGTGATGGACTAAAGTAAACCTCGGAATGATCAGAAAGAAAATCTAGAAGGACCTTTAGAATAAATCAGGTCTTTGTGGAGAACTCATCAATTCCCAAGATAATTGGTCCTAATACAAAAGCTTGCTTCACCTATAGaatgtgtttatatgttttaGTCCTTTCTTTTAGGGTTTACAGGACCCTTTCTTCactgaagtttttttttttttttggagtgCAGGAGCTATTCAGCGTCTTCATCAAAATAATATGCTTACTGCTGATGCCATTGACAGAGCCGATGAAACCACAATTAAGAATTTGATTTACCCTGTATGTTTTCTCAAGAAATACATCAACTAATGGTGATAAGCTATCTTATTTTACACAAGACATTAATATCCAAATAATTATGACCATTGTAATAAGCTTTTCTTTCTAGTCATATATTCTTGCTGCAGTGGATAATTAAAGTTGTATTTTTAGGTTGGCTTTTATACCAGAAAAGCTAGTAATTTGAAGAAAATTGCAAAAATCTGTCTCGTGAAATATGATGGAGATATACCTAGCTCTTTGGAGGACCTTTTAGCACTTCCAGGGATAGGTCCTAAAATGGCTCATTTGGTAGGCTTGACTGCATTCTTGATTATAATAAGGTTGTTGGCTTAGTTTCTAAAAGCACTGGCTTGTACTTCTTTAGGTTATGAATATTGCCTGGAACAATGTTCAAGGGATATGTGTAGATACCCATGTGCACCGCATTTGCAATCGACTTGGATGGGTGTCTCGGCCAAGCACAAACCAAGTATGTTCCCTTGTATTGTCTGATGATGGAGTTCCAAAGACATTACCACTGTTTTTTGATATTTGCTTCTTTTCTCACATAGCTATTAATTATTTCACTCATTTACAAAAGTTTTGACGATGCCCAAAATCATATTTGTTGCAATAAAATCATTACTCAATGGCTCCTTTTAAATGGTTCAAGAATCCAATAAAAATGCCTTCAGTTGGAGGGCTCAATAGCAAAAACTCAGAAAGCTCTAGGGCTTTGTAGTGCATTATTGGAGTTTGCCTACACTGTTTACTAGATCTGCGTCATGTCATTTGCAAACATTGATATGGATGTTCTGGTTCTTACATTGTGGGGATTTAATTAGTTatattatgatattttattattaggaATGCATTTTACCTAATCCTTTGATTGATGAATCCAGCAATTGGTTTTATGATATGCAAGATGGCCAAAAGTCTGAGGCATGGATTGTGGAAGGATTAGATAGATAATTACTCTTTGACCCAAAAGGGAATTTAATAGATCCTTGAATTtctgtttttctatttttaatgcATTTCCATAGGTGGGGAGCTGAAAGGGGGAATTTGAATTTACTATATTAGTTTGAATGTATATAatgtttgtttttatttttggtCGGGTAAACTTTTCATTTAAAGTTTAACTTCATTAATTGGATGAAAAATTGATATGCATGTAAAATACCTGCAGAAAAGGTTCACTTCTTTTCCAATTTTAACTATTGACATTATACATTTTGAGCTAAAATTTCTGatgatctttggatttgaaaCTATCTTATCCCAAAGCAACCGTCCTTAATTTCAAAGGGTAAATTTATTATGATCCTGAGTTCTTACATTCTGGAGTTGAATAACATGGAAGTTAACTTTTCAAAATCGATCTTCTGCATGATTCATTTGTTTTATGAGTTCCCTTTCTCTGTGTTTATGTTCATAAGAGGCATTACATCAGTTTGCTTGTTTCTTTGCTAGAAAACTTCAACTCCTGAGGAAACAAGAGTTTCTTTGCAACAATGGCTTCCAAAGGAAGAGTGGGTTCCAATAAACCCTCTTTTGGTATGTATGGAACTTCCACTTGCGTGAATATGCACAACAGAAGTGCCTGTATAGATACGAAGACTGTTATGCATAAGCACTCGAGGAAACTAATTTACACACAGCTAATCCTGCAAAAGCCCAAACCTCCTCGCGTTTTTCGCTTGTGTACTTTACATCTTCAATCATCTGCAGCTCTGCATGTGTAATATAAATTTGGTATTACATGTTAATCACAACTGAAGGGCCTTTGTTGCTTTCAATTTAACAGGTTGGATTTGGACAGACAATTTGTACTCCACTCAGACCTCGCTGCAGTATGTGCAGCGTAAACGAGTTCTGCCCATCTGCGTTCAAGGAGATGTCAAGTCCAACATCCAAGAAGAAGCTGTAGATCATAATTAGTCCCCGACTCCCTGGGAGGAAACTTGGTCAGTCATTTATCTCTCCAGTTACATTTTCTGCATGCTTTGGAAATTGGAATGGCTAATGGAGCAATGTTTTAAGGTTTATTTTGTGGTGTTGCATAAATTGTTCTTGCAGAATTTGAGAAAGATGGGTTTCTGGTTAGAGTAATGTGATTCCAAAAGGGATTATGCATTTTTGTAAAAATCATGTCATTATCCTGTAAATGTCAAATAGGATAAGAAACTATGTATTTTTGGGATGTAACTAAACAAAATGCCTATTAATCATTTCGATGATATATACGTAAAATTTTTTCGCCCCTCGTTACACCCCACCCCTTCCCTCCcctatgtgtatatatatttgAAGAGAAGAGGATGATGACCATATTTGCATATTGTTCTCTTATAGGTGCACGTTTAGTATGAAGAAAAATGTGTTTCAAGTGAACAGTTTGTAAAGAAACAGAAGAAAtgcaaattattatattttaatattttttttttttatcttataacGTACTGTGTTTTTTACTTGGAGAACTAATTGGATTGTTGCGAGCATAAGAATATGAAATGCTTTAGAAGGTGACAGATGTTATGAGGCGACAGGGAGTAAATGGAGATGGGTGGCATATAGCTTAAGGTTTAAAGCTCATGGCAACTAACCCATGATGCTGGGGTGGGGAGTGAGTTCGAATCTCTCATCGCCCACAATCGACCAAAAAGGGAAAGACATTTCCTTCTAAAATGGGTTGGAGGCATTGAATTCTCACTAATGTTTGTGTTGCTCAAGTCGACATCTTGCCTTTAGGCTTCATCCTCATGCAAGTCCATTTCTATAAGGCAAAAATTCCCCCTTACCAATGCATTTTACATTCTAAAGCGTGTGCGAACATGCAGTTttcagcaaaaaaaaaaaaaacttgtggTTAAAAAGATATGTTCATATATTTACGTGTATACTAATACCTTGTGAGGGGGAAAAATGGAAATGGCATCTAGTGGGAACTCTAGCATTCATTTCATTCCGTTTGTCATGTAATTCAAGTTAAGGCAGGATAAATAAAACAATGATTAAACCTTACAgtgttttcattttattatacaCATCTGCTCGATTCACTGGCACAATATACTTCAACTTTTCTTCTATTGCAATTGAACTGGTTCTGTTGTCAATCCAGCCGATATATCCATACTAAAGTCACTTGCATTGATAAAATTCTGTTCTACAACaatgaaataaagaaaaaaatttttattttggacTTGTTTACTAACAAGGACCTTGAGCAAGGCATAAATCTCCCACTAGCCAGAAAAATGTTCATAAAgggaaaaatacaaaaaaacatttcataattttattttcttgtacACTTCATGGATCGGGATTAAGAATTCTCCCTTTAAGTACTTGAAAAATCTGTTTTAAGTTATGTAGTGCTTTCCCCAATCTTTTTATCATAGAAAATGTCAGCAGTTGTATCAACACTTTAAGAATCCCTGTGTTCTTCTGTTATTCATGACCATATTTCCAGCCAAAATCTGCCCTGCAGGGTAGGAGTATTGTTGAAGTTGCAGACTTGCAGGCACTTTCACAACACATGGCAAATGCTTTTCATCACCTAATATTGGTACAGATTCAAAGATGAACTTAAATGTCTACCCAACATGTATTAGTGACCATCAATAGAAGAATAACAAAAATAGTACAAGGTTCAGTCAAATTTGAAGTGTCACCTTATCTACTGGCGAAAATACATCTTTATACGCTAAAAGTTGGGCATATAATCATACAAATTACAAGAAATTAGTTTTCAGAACTGTGTCCTCGCATCTGCAAATCTATCCTTGAAAAACTCATCAATCCAAGAAGCAGCAGATGATGCTTAACCATTCGTTAGGCCGACACTGGCAGATTACTCTTGCGATAGGTCCAATAGTTAACTCGTATTGGATCGACATGCTCCAAGACAGAACATACTGCTTTGGCCAAGTCAGTATCTAGTGGATCAGCATTTGATGTCCTCAGAGCAGTGACAGCATCTATAAACTCTTGGTTTGCTTGAAAACCATCGCAAAGAAGATCCAAGAGCACACTCAGCGCAAATATGTAGTTCGTTTTGCTATTCAGCACCTTCAAACATACAGAAGAGACTTGAAGATCATTAATCCAAGACTGGCTATCACCTTTGTAGAGGCCTCGAAGATATCGCCATGGGCTCTCATTCTCAGGGTTAGCTAAGATGGCCTCAACTGTATACTTTACTTCAGACTCTCTCATGGATTTTAGGCCTCCAAGTAAGGGAGATCGAGTTATAACAAAATATCTCTGTTAGGAGGTAAATGCACAAATTTCTTAGCTAAAGGGgaaatgagatgaaaatttttaagtaaTCGGTCTAAAACACAAATTTCTtagcaaaaaatatttttaggtaAATCAAAAGTGCATGATAACGGGAGTCAGCTCTGATGCATTTGTTGTATTCAAAGTAAGCAAATCATGAGTGACTGCACATGATTAATATGTTCTACTTGTGAGATTAAGCGAACATCTAATCATTGTCATAATGTGATTAACTTATAAATAGCATGTGTCAGAATGTTCAATGCATTATCCTTGCCTGATTCCAAGCAGAGTTGTTAAACACGTCATCTTGAAGGAGCTGCCCACAATAGTCGAGTTCATCTTCCCATCCTCCTAAAGCCTGTAGTACCCACTGCACAAGGGTAGGGTTTCCAACAACTCATATAAATAACAACAGGGGATAAAATTAGAAAATGTTCATGTAAAAGAGAACAATGCATTAAGCATAGAGGGAATATGAGTAGCACAACAAACCTGCCGGTGTGACCAGGCATGATAATTTTTAGCATCCAGGGAAAGGATCTTCCTGGTAAACTGAAGTTCCTTAGCCATAGCATTGGTCCCTAATTTCTCAGCAACCCACCGCCTATGATGCCTGGAAAACATTTATCACTACGACTAAAGTTATTTTATTGGTacgttaaaaataaattgaacatGTACATTCAGATATGGCAAGAAAAATGGATAAATAAAATCAACTACACCTTACTTTCAAATGGTGCGACCATAATAAATATCACAACTAAATGTATAGTAACTAGAACGAGTTCCATTAATAATTACCTCGTAAAATAGGTATTACCAATCAATGTTCCCATCATCTTCCCCTTATATGAGTAGACTCTGGAATTTAAGCattattcttatattttcaaCAGAATAATTATAGGAAACCTTATTTTTATACCATTAATCTACACTTAATTTTCAAAAAACCTTCTAAATCACTGAAAGCGGACACCTTTACCAAGCAGACATCTTGTTAAGCATCAACAAGTAACATTATGATTTGTTTCAAGACTCTGCAAAAAGCAATGCATAGAAGTTTCTGAATGCAAAAATGTCCTTGGAAATGACAGAAATTTGTTAATGCACATTGAATTCTGGTGAAAAAATAAGCAAGTGGTTGGAAAAAAAGTGGAACCAAGTTCAACCTTTTCTCTTCTTATTAATCATTATCAACGACTTGAAATCATATATACAAAAGCTCCCTACCATATCTGATAGTTTTTGGTGTTTTTCTTGGCAATCCGTGCAACATAATCCAGCTCTTCATCCAGGTCTGCGTTGAGTGCCTCAAGTACTAGACGCCTGAAATGCCAAACCTTCCCCCAAAAAGTGGTGGAATCAATTCAAATTCAATTGAGTGATTCAACAGATAGGATGAATGATAACAAAATTggtagaaaataataaaaagacaaAGTGGGTTACAGTGTAATTGCCGGGATTTAGGAGTATGACTAGGTGGGTGAGTTGGAGCGCTCGAGGCGATCGCTCGTCAGAGAGATAGATGGCGCGGAAGTAGTTCATGGTCTCCTCGAACTCTGGCTTGTAGGCGATGGGCACCACCGGGTTGGGACCATCGTCTTGGGGGATGGGAACGACATCCGACCACTCTGGTCTCTGGCTCAGTGGCAACATCTCCTCTGGGCGCAGGTCGTCGTCTGAGTCCATCGCTACTTCTTCCACTCCTGCTTTGATCGGGATCAGGACACTTTTTTCCGAATACGAGGACACTTCAAGCCCTGTGTGCTATGAAACGCTACCAAAAGgcgatgaaaagaaaaagaaaaagaaaagaaaaaatctatTTTTCCCATTAAACTTTAAGATAAATTACAGTTTAATATCTGaattatagtaaaattttcactttaatttctgtattttaaaaatatattttaattttttttaaaaaatttataaaaaatacactttaatatt
This sequence is a window from Manihot esculenta cultivar AM560-2 chromosome 4, M.esculenta_v8, whole genome shotgun sequence. Protein-coding genes within it:
- the LOC110613489 gene encoding endonuclease III homolog 1, chloroplastic; the protein is MSLAFLRTPFLPTAFGRFKCHKMSITRFSSNTEISASDPIADCGEVSQPEIRVYVRKKRMKKTLKVVVKDPLIEPKKEKLPDIEDFAYKKAGGSAHLKKSKLITDVLPVDIGTASMIRQTDKPPANWEIVLEGIRKMRSSEDAPVDTMGCEKAGTFLPPKERRFAVLVSSLLSSQTKDHVTHGAIQRLHQNNMLTADAIDRADETTIKNLIYPVGFYTRKASNLKKIAKICLVKYDGDIPSSLEDLLALPGIGPKMAHLVMNIAWNNVQGICVDTHVHRICNRLGWVSRPSTNQKTSTPEETRVSLQQWLPKEEWVPINPLLVGFGQTICTPLRPRCSMCSVNEFCPSAFKEMSSPTSKKKL
- the LOC110613490 gene encoding protein farnesyltransferase/geranylgeranyltransferase type-1 subunit alpha; amino-acid sequence: MDSDDDLRPEEMLPLSQRPEWSDVVPIPQDDGPNPVVPIAYKPEFEETMNYFRAIYLSDERSPRALQLTHLVILLNPGNYTVWHFRRLVLEALNADLDEELDYVARIAKKNTKNYQIWHHRRWVAEKLGTNAMAKELQFTRKILSLDAKNYHAWSHRQWVLQALGGWEDELDYCGQLLQDDVFNNSAWNQRYFVITRSPLLGGLKSMRESEVKYTVEAILANPENESPWRYLRGLYKGDSQSWINDLQVSSVCLKVLNSKTNYIFALSVLLDLLCDGFQANQEFIDAVTALRTSNADPLDTDLAKAVCSVLEHVDPIRVNYWTYRKSNLPVSA